One genomic window of Leopardus geoffroyi isolate Oge1 chromosome C3, O.geoffroyi_Oge1_pat1.0, whole genome shotgun sequence includes the following:
- the S100A8 gene encoding protein S100-A8 — MALAAGQSLAAIKGSRHSALHVFCQLCFRETWWGRSLGTMLTELETAINSLIDVYHKYSLEKGNYHALYRDDLKKLLETECPRYMKKKDADTWFKELDVNSDGAINFEEFLILVIKVGVATHEDIHRE, encoded by the exons ATGGCCCTGGCAGCTGGCCAAAGCCTGGCTGCTATAAAAGGGAGCCGACACTCAGCCCTGCATGTCTTCTGTCAACTCTGTTTCAGGGAGACCTG GTGGGGCAGATCCTTGGGCACCATGCTGACGGAACTGGAGACTGCTATAAACTCCCTCATTGACGTTTACCACAAATACTCCTTGGAGAAGGGGAATTACCATGCCCTCTACAGGGATGATTTGAAGAAATTGTTAGAGACAGAGTGTCCTCGGTACATGAAG aaaaaggatGCAGACACCTGGTTCAAAGAGTTGGATGTCAATAGTGATGGTGCAATTAACTTTGAAGAGTTCCTCATACTGGTGATAAAGGTGGGTGTGGCAACCCATGAAGATATCCACCGAGAGTAG